The genomic window GAACCTGGAGATGGTGCCAGTCCCCAGGAGGGCTTATGGGAGCTTCTTCGAAGAACACTGTTACATCATCCTCCACGTGAGTCCCTGGGGGGTCCCTGCCCAGTCACTGTCAGAGGCTGCAGACTCAGTTTTGCCACCCAGAAGCTtcgaggaggggcggggcggtcCCTGGGATCACATCCCACCCACTCCGATACCCTTATCTTCTCCATCTCTGACCTCTGTCACCACCTGGCCCTCGCCCTAAGTACCCCCTCCACCTTGGACCTCAGGCCCACCACacccccatccccctaccccctgccccgcCAATGTCCAACAACCTGGGCCCTTCGTCCTCCAGAGCCTGACGGCCCAGCAGGGGGCGTGCCGCATCGACCTGCACTGCTGGATCGGGAGGAACACCGACGCCAAGGCGCAGGTCGCAGCCGAAGCCTTCCTGCAGCACCTGGCCACGTTTTCCCGGGCCACCGTCTGGAAAAGCCTGGTGCAACACCGCGAAGTGCAGGGCCACGAGTCTGACTGCTTCCGCAGCTACTTCCGCAATGGGATCCTGTGAGTGCAGGGCTGCCCGAGCCACCTGGGGGGGCCGTCGTCCCCTCCCCTGAGATGTGGggcggcttttttttttccttttttcatagaCTTGTGAGACCAACACCACaaagttatttcattttatttattttttggttgggaGGAGCCAcccccattggtgctcagggctcactcctgtgttcagggaaccctgtgaggtgctggggaccaaatctgagTTGtccggatgcaaggcaagcgcctcactaTACTATTGCCGAGTCCTGATTATCACCATAATTTTCTAACCTTTCCCTCACCCCCCAGCTGTAGCCTTCTGTGCTTCTGCTgtgtcttctcctcctccctgcctcgtGGGGAGCTACTGTCCTGACCACTTCATGTCTGGGAGTGACCTGCTGTCACCCTTTGTGAGTGGCTTGCCTCTCTGGGGGCATGGAGTGTTGGAGATCCAGGCCTTATGGTAGCATGTTTCATTTTCTCTGACTTCCCCGTCACATTCCACTGGTATGGTCTGGATACGTTGTAGCTTTTCTGTCCACTACTTAAAGCACATTGTATCCTTCCTGCTTCCACCTGTTCAGGGACAAATGTTATTAACATGTATACCCAAGGTTTTGTAtggaaatgtttttcaaaatattttttttatttatttgcggCTTTCACAAAGAATATCCATCCAGGAATGGTCagcaatgtttttgtttattttgagataTCTCCACGGGATTTctcaggaggctgggggaggggggtcctctCACTGTGGTTCTCCACCTGGGAGACCAGGTGGTACCCAGGATTCATctcaggtctctctctctctctctctctctctctctctctctctctctctctctctctctctctctctctctctctctctctctcccctctctctctctcgttctctctctctctctctctctctctctctctctctctctctctctctctctctctcacacacacacacacacacacacacacacacacacacacacacacggcctgtGCTCTGAGACCACTTGAGCCTCATCCCTGGCTTCTGCGGGtactttcttggtttttttttttttttgcttttgggtcacacccggcgatgcacaggggtcactcctggctctgcactcaggaattaccctggctgagctcaggagaccatatgggatgctgggactcgaacccgggtccgcctcgtgcaaggcaaacgccctccccgctgagctatcgctccagcccctgcgggTACTTTCTTGGTTTGGGTGTTTTTGTCcacacccgccagtgctcagggcttactctggttctgcatttagggctcactcctggtcatgTTCAGAGGGTtatttggggtgctggaggttgaacccaggttggccatgtgcaaggcaaggcgccttacccactgtactatgtctctggcctcccTTTTTAATCACTGCAACGTATCTAAGTAAAGCCATAGGACTTGCTAAATATCGGCTATTTCTGTCACATTCAGCCGAATAATGCATGCACTTATGAACATAGTAACATAGTGTAGATACAAACACATGTACCCACCTGCGAAAAACACACCACCCCATATTCGTGACTATTCATGTTCACCTGTGCAGGTACTTGCTGCTTCCCAAATTCCATGGGTCCCCTCTGTGCTCACGGGGATGAATAGACCCACCAGTGCTGCTGGTGTTCAGGAAACGCGTGTCTCCCTGGCACGTGTGCATTTCCTGCTTTTTCCCAGGGGTGAACAGAAGAACCACATGTACCCGAATGTGTCCACACACCTGCACTCAGACAAAGTGGCCACGCCCACTTTCACATGTGGGCTGGGTGCAGGCTACAGGGCTTTACCTCCAGCTATTCACTGGACACAGCCGGTCCCCCGTGCGCCTGCACCTGCTCCCCTCCTGGCCTGCCTCCCTTCAGGGCGTGGACTTAGCTGGGACCCCATCCCTCCTCAGCTACAGGAAAGAAGGCTTCACTGCTGCCGCCAGCCACGCAGAGAGTCACAGGTACAGCACCCAGCGGCTGCTGCACGTCAGCGGGAAGACGCACGTGTCTGCCAGGGAGGTGAGGAGCGCCGTGATGGCTGCACACATGCACGATGCGTGACAGCACCAGGGGcagatgtgggggaggggggtggtgctgGCCTGTGgctcaggccctgagcacctttcTTGGGAAGGCAGAGCCGGGCTAGCAGCCCCTTGCttgcccctcctccctcacctACTTTCCTCCTCCTGTCTCAGGGGCACCTTCAGAGCTTGGGGAGGGGTCGTTATGGGGGTGTACCTGCATGATCCTTGTCAGAAGCTCAGTGGGAGGGAGCCTGAGTGGGGTATACCCTCCCCCTCACACCTTGTCACTCCTCCCCGCCATGGGCACATGCACTGTCTCTCACTGTCAGGAACCCCCACCACCATGGGTGCCCATGGGCAGTTAGAAGAGAGGCTTCTGCTTCCCTCTCTCAGGAAGGGGGGGAAACATGTTAGAAAAAGAcatccagtggggctggagcgatagcatagcacgtagggtgtttgccttgcacggaaccaaccaggattcaattcccagcatcccatatggtcccatgagcaccgccaggagtaattcctgagtgcaaagccaggagtaacccctgtgcatcacctgatttgacccaaaaaaaaaagagaaagaagagacacTGCTGTCTGGCAGGAACATGCTGGAAGGGACACATAATCATTTGATTTCCATGGTGTGAATGGTGGCATATCACTGGCTCCCTGGTACATGGCCACCCTGTGGCTCACAGGCAATCCCACCCAACCTTAGTCACCTCACCAGCACCCACAGATTTCTGTAGCCATCCTCCCTGGTCATTTCAGAGACCTGAAAATCACCCCATACCCTGGCGCCATTCCTCAGAGTCCTACTTCTCCCCTCCAAAGTGTCCGTTTATCCATAGGCGCACAAGGTCCTCCACgaattcacacatacacatgttcaCATTGACTGTGTCCAAGTACGTGCACACACACTTGTACACCAGGGAGGTGAGGATTGCCGTGACAGTCCAGGCTTGTGTGTCTGCATGCTACAGGGTTCTGGAGTGAAAGTGGCAGCCTGTCACGCATACCAAGCCTGCAGGGACCTGCACGGGGCCATACAGATAGATGCATGCCACCACTAGGGTGTCCTGCCTAGACATGTGCCCCGGCTGCACACAACTGCATAGTCACAAGTGACCCGCCAATGATGCTCCCAGGAACTGGGACAGGCCTGGACACCTGCTTCCACCTGGCGGCTGCAGCCTGGCCCTGTCTCCCGCCCTGTCCTGGTAGGTGGCGCTGTCCTGGAACAACCTTAATAAGAATGGCATCTTCCTGCTGGACCTGGGTGAGATGATGATCCAATGGAACGGACCCAACGCCAGCACTTCGGAGAAGTTACGGGTCAGTACCTATCCCCCAGGAAccaagcggggtggggggacttcTAGGTGCTTGTCTTCTGCCACCCAAGAAGCGGGTTTGGATCTGCCACCACCTGATAAGCTCCCACCTGGTGCCCCTGAGTCTCCACCCTGCGCTGGTTGTACCCCTAGATACAAGCGCAGGACAAGGGgacacctcccctgccccctgggagctgagcagagagaggaaggatCTGGGCTGGACTGTCTGAGCTGGAGGGCCCGTGCTGGGGGTGCtgactgccaggtgtcacccacaGGGACTGGTGCTGGCCTGCAGCCTCCAGGACAGGGAGCAAGGAGGCCCTTCTCAGATTGGTGTGGTCGACAACGAGAGCAAAGCCCCCGAGCTCATGAAGATCATGAGGGCTGTGCTGGGCTGCCGAGTCGGCGGCTTGCGTGCTGCCCCACCCGCCAAGGGGATTACCGAGATGCAGAAGGCCAATGTCCACCTCTACTAGTGAGCAGCCTGTGgagatgggtggggtgggggtgggagcgggACAGACATGGCCCGAGCTCTGGCCTTGCTGTGCTCAACACAGTCTCCACAGCCCTCCAGAGAAGGCCTGGGTTTCTAGGGTGGGCCATCTGGGGGGGCTggccccaggctggccccagGCTTCATCTCTTGTCTCTTGCACGCCTGCTTCGCAGAGAAACccgtagcacagcggtagggcatttaccttgcacgcagccaacctgggttcgattcctccgcccgtctcggagagcccgtcaagctaccaagagtatcccgcccacacggcagagcctggcaagctacctgtggtgtattcgatatgccaaagacagtaaaaacaagtctcaaaagaatggagacattactggtgcccactcgagcaaatcgatgagcaacgggatgacagtgatacagtgaagaccTGGCTCAGGAGTCCCGAGAGGGCCAGGGAGTTGCCCAGGTCTCCTCAAGGAGGTTGCTGGGAGGTCATGACCTCAGCTGAGGGCCCCAGCCCCTGTGCCTTCTGCCTCtctgaggcagggagtgggggagccAGACCAGGGAGGGGCTGAGCTGCCCCCCTctggatgcctttcccccagtgTCTACAAGAAAGATGAGAACCTGGTGGTCCAGGAGCGGGCAGCCTGCCCACTGACCCGAGACCTGCTGCAGGAGGAGGTGAGGCAGACGCTACCCCAGTGCCCCAGCTCAAGGCCTGGTGGGGACTGTACCACCCACTGAgcagccctgcctctgcctccagAAGTGCTATCTCCTGGACCAGGGGGGCTTCAGGATCTACGTGTGGCAGGGTCGCCGCTCCAGTCTGCTGGAGAAAACGGCTGCCTTCAGCCGGGCTCTGGTGAGCTCTGGGGTCCACCCTGGTATGCAGGGAGAGGCAGCCCCTCCCTGGGGCCTCCCTGGAGAGTAAGCAGGAAGCATTGCGTCCCGGGGGCGAGATGGGGTGATGGTCTGGCCCTGGCACTCCTGTCTGATGCAGGAGGGGGTTGTGACCCTGTTCTGGGGTCTGAGGCTGGAAACAGCACCGTCCTTACGGGAGGAGCGGGGCTGTGGCCTGCCCGAGGAGCCCAGACAGGAAGACCAAAGGGCACAAGAAAGGGACTCTTTGAGGTCTGAGGAGCCAGTGGCACTGGGTGTCCTCTCCTTTATAAGGGGGGCGGTGACAGAGCTCTCTCTGTTTGCGGTGGCGGGGAAGGGTTGCTCAGCCAGCCCTGCCTGAGACCTCCCAGTCCCAGTCCTGCCTGCCCACTGGGACCCCGAGAAGTCAGTGATGACAGAGAAATGATAACTGGGTCATGATCTCACTTAATTAACGGTGCTCAAGCCCCTGTTGGGTAAGCGGGAGGTTTCCTGGGTGGGGCGAGGATTGTGAGCCCTGCAGCTTCACGCCTGACGAGCCTGGGCCCCAGGACTTCATCCAGGCCAAGGGCTACCCGACCTACACTAACGTGGAGGTGGTGAACGAGGGGGCCGAGTCCATTGAGTTCCAGCAGCTCTTCCAAACCTGGAACAAAGTGCCGCTAGAGAATAGAAACCAAAATGAGAGGGGTgagtgcagggggcggggcctctagtggggcggggccaggtcctggacggggcggggcctgttggtgggcggggcctcctgATGGGGTTGGGCAGCACCTGGGGCCTCCTGGAGACTCCTGAGTGCGCTGGAGCAACCCTGGTCCCAACAGGGAAGGAGACTGGGCAGGAGGTTCCTGTGACACCCAGCCACCCTGCCGcgcacacacactcccactcaGGTCAACGGAATCCAGTCAAGATGAACATGAAAAAGCCGCCGCGCTGTTCTGAGCTTGCAGCCCAGTTCCGCATGGTGGACTCTGGCTCAGGAAAGGTGGAGGTGAGGGGCACTTCGGGGTGGGCTTTGTGTGCAGGTGGACGATGTTGCCCGGGTGCATGTCCGTACGGGGTATGTCGTGGACGTCTGTGTGAGCTCGTGTATGTCCTGACCATTCCTCCTGCATGTCACAGCTGGCCACACCATCATTCACCATTACTGTGGGGCTCCGTGTGTGCCAGGACAACAGCCAGGCCGGCTTCCTGGTGCCCCGGTtaggggtgtgtgggtgggggtagCTCAGGTCCCCCAGCCAACTCAGGGCTGTTCTGAGGTGTGACCAAATTTGACCAGCCCTTGCTCAGTGCTCTACCCTCGGAGAATGGTAGATCACACCAAGTGTGAGGAAGTGTTTTCCTGTGTAAACAGCCTTTGTTCTTAAGTGATCCTTGAAAAGAGGGAACTTTTCCAAGAACCTGAGCCCTTGCTTCTGCCGGCCCAGGCTGAAGCTAAGCCAGGACCTGCCTCTCACCAGGCCTCGCAGCTGGCATCCGTCTGGGGCAGCAAcgtgccagggctcagggctccatCCCCTGTTCATCAGGGCAGGCTCCCCGTGTGTGCTAGGGGGCGGGGGCATGGAGGACAGTCACCTGCAGACGTTTGCTAGAGTCCAGTGCAAAGGCTGGTCAGGGTGCTGAGCAAGGGGTGTTTTCCGGCCTGTTCATCTGGAGGAGCCCCCGTGCTCTCGAACCCTTGCCCTCAGGTGTGGTGCATACAACACCACGGCCGGCAGCCCATGGACCCCAGGTGTCACGGACAGCTGCATGCAGACAACTGCTACCTGGTCCTCTACACCTACCAGAGGATGAGCTACGATCAGCATGTTCTCTACCTGTGGAAGGTGCGCTGGCCCGAGCAGGGCAGGGATGGCTTCCTGAAGACCCCAAAGCTGGGGCCCTGAGGGTGGTCCCAAAGCTCTGTACCAGGCCTTCCCCCCCAACTGCCTGCAGGGCCTTCATGTCGATGCGCAGAAGATCATGGCCCTGAAGAGCCACACCGAGGAGCTGGACATCCAGTACCACAGGGCTCTGGTGCAGGTGCACGTGACCATGGGCAGTGAGCCCCCCCACTTCCTGGCCATCTTCAAGGGCCGCCTGGCCATTTTCCAGGTAAGTATGAGCCGGTGCActcccccagctcctccctgAGCTGCGCCCTGGACTCAGCGGACAACTCCCCGCATTCCTGGTACTTGCCCCAGCCCTGGCACTCCTGCCTGGGTTTAGTCCTTTTGTCCCCAGAGCCAGGGGCATCCATGAAGAACCTCAGCCTGGCACGGTCAAACCGGCCAAGCTGCTCTTTTCATTCCCCAGGCTCTGGGGAGCCAGGCCCTGACCCCCTCAGAGTTGAGGGCGAGGGACCCATTTAGAAAGGGCTTATTTCAGACGGGGGGACTCCTCGCACTCTTCACCCAagagacccaaaaaacaacagtgGAGGCTTCCTGGAGAGAGCTCTGTGCCCCCTGGCAGCTGACTCTCCACTGAGACAGGGACAGCCGGTCCACCCCTCGGGAGCACCAAGTTATGATCCTCTTGCAGAAGAACCCCGCACTCACTGGAAAGGGGCAATGGCCAGCTGTCATCCGCCTCCTCCGTATCCAAGGCACCGAATACCACAACACCAAGACTGTGGAGGTGCCAGCCCGCGCCTCAGCACTTCACTCTGATGACATCTTCCTGCTCCTCACGCCGGGCACCTGCTACCTCTGGTTTGGGAAGGTACCCCCGACGCTGAGCCACCGACACCCACCGCAGGCTGCGGGCCACATGAGGGGGGTAGTGGGGGCCACGCCACGGGAGGCAGGCCACATCCAGACCCAGGTAGgccaggagaggcaggaggaggcccagtgGAACCTGAGGGCGCCACAATGACGGGGGTGTGGGAGTCCACAGGCCTGAGCCCGGCCAAGTCCAGgccgctcccctccctcctgcctcaagCAGAAGCTGACCCTTCCCATGCCCTTTGGGGAAAGGGGGAAGCCTAGTTCACTTTGCCAGAGGGTTCTCTGCTCCCAGCATAAATCATGAGTGAATGACCCACACCAGCGCGGCACACCCGCCCCACCTTGGCCTGGTCCAGAGAGGGCCTCGGGAAGCTggaagtgggagggagaggagaacgTTGTCTTGGGCCTCCAGCGAGTCAGTGTCCCCCCACCTGTGGGCAGAAGGCTGAAGACCCTCCCCATGGTGACGGGCCTGACCCAAGTCCCTCTGCTTGCCAGGGCTGTCACGGTGACCAGCGTATGATGGCGCGGAGGGTGGCCTCTACCATCTCGGAGAAGAAACAGGAAATGGTGCTGGAGGGTCAAGAGCCTCCCCACTTCTGGGAGGTCCTGGGAGGCTGTGCCCCGTACCCCAGGAACAAGAGGTGAGAGCTGGGGCAGGCTCTTCTCATGCTGAGGAggacactgaggcccagagggagactcacgggggtggggtggggtgggagtccCACAGCAGGAACCTGGCCCAGGCCTCCGGGAAACACCAGCTGGGAAACCTGGATGGGGAGACAATGGGGAACACAGGGCACGGGTGCCCTCTGCTGGCAGGAGGTGCTCCTGGCCTTGTCCCCCTCCTGGACTGTCCCCCTGGCAAAAGGCAGAAGAGCAAAGtgcctttctccagccccacaatcctGAGGGGTATagccgtgtatgtgtgtgtgtgtgtgtgtgtgtgtgtgtgagagagagagagagagagagagagagagagagagagagagagagagagagagagagagagagcacagtcaCAAACCTCCatgctctgctctcctctctctcagccttccttcccttctccccttttggGCTTGCAGCTCTGAACAGGGCTGGCACCTGGTCATCctcctgccctgtgctctgcACGGAGCTTCCCCTCGTCACAGTAACTCTGGGCAAGATTCATGGGCTGCTGGAACTGCAGCTGGGGTGGGCTCGATGGCCTAATGGGCGGTATCTCTGGCGCAGCTCACGCTGAGGCGCAGAGCAGAACCAGTAACTTGTGGGGGTGTGCATCTCAGGCCCCTggtgtcgggggcgggggggccgtgCCTCTGGAGAGGCCCAGGCCTCCACACCCTTCACACCTCATGCCCACACTGGCCAGGCTCCCAGAGGAGGATCCCAGCTTCCCGCCACGACTGTTCGGGTGCTCCAGCCAGTCGGGCTGCTTGGTCCTCACGGAAGTGCTGTTCTTCCAACAAGAGGATCTGGACAAGTATAGCATCATGCTGCTTGACGCCTGGCAGGAGGTGAGGTGGCTGCCACCCCCAGGCATGTGTTGTCAGCCCAAGCTGCATGACTGTGTGATTGTGGATGATGGATGTCACCGTGTGTCTGACACTGGGTGCCCGGGATGCGGGTGTGACTGTGATCCATTTGGTACTTGTAACTGTTGTGCCGTCTGGTGGCGTATGATTCTGAGAGCAGGGTGAAGGGGGTGACAGGCCCTGGTGTGGCTCCTTGGGCCTTTTAGTCGTGGCTATGCAGCCGGGTGGCCAGCTGTCACTGGATAGTGCTTTGGACGCTACGAGTGGCTGAAGGAtatgtgcaggggctgggggcaggccaCAGTGCCACTCTGTGGCTGTCTGTGCGCAGCTCCGTGTGACTGCCCATTCCTTGTCTAGCTGTGTGGCGGGAGACCATTAGGACAGGACTGCGCTGGGGCCAGAGGGGTCTCACCATGGTGACAGGGTGTCTGGGGTCATTACTCCCTCAGAGCACGAGCCCCCTATGACCCAAACCTGTGGCCCCAGCTGCTCCCACTCCCGCACTGTGCTCCCACAGCCACAGTCCCCACTGCTGGACCTGGCACTCCAGGCCTGCGTGCTGGAGCGTGGCACTGCTGGCTTCTACTTCTACTTGGTTCTGTTAGAACCCACAGACCTGCCTGGGATTCACACCTTCACTCCCGCAAACCTTTACAAACGTCACCGTCTCAGACTCCCCCTCACTCTAATTTCAAACGGCATTATCCGCCCCAACCACCCCACTTTGCTTCTTTCCTACTTATTCTTCTCCAGCTGATTATCtatgttttgttgtgtttttttttttttgggtcacacctggtgatgctcaggtcttattcctggctctgcactcagggaatactcctggcggtgctcaggggaccatatgggatgctgggaatcaaacctggttcggctacatgcaaggcaaacgccctacccgctgtgctatcgaaaaATATGGGacgcttcacgaatttgtgtATCATCCTTGCGCAGAGGCCAGGCTAATCTCTGTATCCTTCCAATTTTAgcatatgtgctgccgaagtgagcacTGATGATCTATGCTTTAATCTCTCTGTAGCCCTACCCACTCAATGACACAAAAGCGCCCTAGGagggtggtttttgttttgggggctacacctaaaggtgctcaggggttttctCCCAGCAGCGATGGAAGGACCATGTGTTTCTGGGGATTGATCTGGGGCCTCCACATGCAAAAGGGTCCCCACATGTTCCCTTACCCCTCTGAGCTCTCTCGCCGACCCCAAGGGTGAGGAATtgtgtctaattttattttcactgttgAACACCCCGGTGGGCTTATGCTTGGGCATGTGCCTGGCGGCTGGCATGGGAGCAAAGGAGTGGGCTCTGAGACCACGGGATGGACCCAGTGGAAGGGAGAGGCCAGCTTCGCACAGGCCCTGCACTCCGCCCGCGTCAGGCCCTGTCTGTGTGGCCCAGGTGTTCCTGTGGATCGGGTCAGCAGCGAGAGAAGCAAAGGAGGCGCTGGCCTGGGGCCGGGAGTACCTGAAGACCCATCCAGCGAGGAGGAGCCTGGCCACCCCCATCGTGCTGGTCAGGCAGGGTCACGAGCCCACCACCTTCACCAGCTGGTTCCTCTCCTGGGACCCCAACAAGTGGACCGTGAGTGGGCCTGAGCCCTGCACTCCAATATCATCTGGGGCACGGG from Sorex araneus isolate mSorAra2 chromosome 4, mSorAra2.pri, whole genome shotgun sequence includes these protein-coding regions:
- the VILL gene encoding villin-like protein, translated to MDFRKYIPAMENKRNLHIWVIENLEMVPVPRRAYGSFFEEHCYIILHVLQSLTAQQGACRIDLHCWIGRNTDAKAQVAAEAFLQHLATFSRATVWKSLVQHREVQGHESDCFRSYFRNGILYRKEGFTAAASHAESHRYSTQRLLHVSGKTHVSAREVALSWNNLNKNGIFLLDLGEMMIQWNGPNASTSEKLRGLVLACSLQDREQGGPSQIGVVDNESKAPELMKIMRAVLGCRVGGLRAAPPAKGITEMQKANVHLYYVYKKDENLVVQERAACPLTRDLLQEEKCYLLDQGGFRIYVWQGRRSSLLEKTAAFSRALDFIQAKGYPTYTNVEVVNEGAESIEFQQLFQTWNKVPLENRNQNERGQRNPVKMNMKKPPRCSELAAQFRMVDSGSGKVEVWCIQHHGRQPMDPRCHGQLHADNCYLVLYTYQRMSYDQHVLYLWKGLHVDAQKIMALKSHTEELDIQYHRALVQVHVTMGSEPPHFLAIFKGRLAIFQKNPALTGKGQWPAVIRLLRIQGTEYHNTKTVEVPARASALHSDDIFLLLTPGTCYLWFGKGCHGDQRMMARRVASTISEKKQEMVLEGQEPPHFWEVLGGCAPYPRNKRLPEEDPSFPPRLFGCSSQSGCLVLTEVLFFQQEDLDKYSIMLLDAWQEVFLWIGSAAREAKEALAWGREYLKTHPARRSLATPIVLVRQGHEPTTFTSWFLSWDPNKWTNNQFYEKVVESSLEGGPLDHTGL